From the genome of Motilibacter aurantiacus, one region includes:
- a CDS encoding universal stress protein, protein MTERTTTGRTTAGHTTAGQAARSTIVVGTDGSDSSRDALLWAADAARRSGAGLRAVYAWDVPAVSGLALGFVPEPDPDVSATAGREVTKQITHALAEAGFSDLPLEVRIRQGHAAQAILDESGDADLIVVGRRGSGGFAAAVMGSVSRYVSAHAARPVVVVPCDSHRAKG, encoded by the coding sequence GACGGCGGGGCAGGCGGCGCGGTCCACGATCGTGGTCGGGACCGACGGGTCGGACTCCTCGCGGGACGCGCTGCTGTGGGCCGCGGACGCAGCCCGGCGCAGTGGCGCCGGGCTACGGGCGGTGTACGCCTGGGACGTGCCGGCCGTCTCGGGCCTGGCGCTGGGGTTCGTCCCCGAGCCCGACCCCGACGTGTCGGCGACGGCCGGGCGGGAGGTCACGAAGCAGATCACCCACGCGCTGGCCGAGGCGGGCTTCTCGGACCTGCCGCTGGAGGTCCGCATCCGGCAGGGCCACGCCGCCCAGGCGATCCTGGACGAGTCCGGGGACGCCGACCTCATCGTGGTCGGCCGACGGGGGAGCGGGGGATTCGCGGCCGCGGTCATGGGCTCGGTCAGCCGCTACGTCAGCGCCCACGCCGCACGGCCGGTGGTGGTCGTCCCCTGTGACTCGCACCGCGCGAAAGGATGA